One stretch of Prunus persica cultivar Lovell chromosome G1, Prunus_persica_NCBIv2, whole genome shotgun sequence DNA includes these proteins:
- the LOC109946794 gene encoding uncharacterized protein LOC109946794, which translates to MSENGNLRLACKAKLMIPEDEKYEGKPFALSHTRTAITTIKAKFNTQQLQRFEGSCFGHLLLIEDLKWNSQIVHGLLMRKADPKTVTQVNGIKFIVGNKLIQFTAQQFCLITGLRFEKLPFIPKATNENCSLKRKYFSSNKPATLSDLHTVFIECTDDEDALKLGMVYFAIFVLLGSEKHVLIDMRYLKLAEDLEEFDKYPWGAVSYAMTNASLLRAVCAEYQRVKVPQKRKMPKQSGKRAQTRMRSGRPREYIIRGFGFALQVNTYPAINYFM; encoded by the exons ATGTCtgaaaatg ggaacttgagattggcttgTAAAGCAAAGCTTATGATTCCTGAGGATGAGAAGTACGAAGGAAAGCCATTTGCCCTTTCACACACAAGGACCGCCATTACAACAATAAAGGCGAAGTTCAATACGCAGCAGTTACAGAGGTTCGAGGGaagttgttttggtcatctATTACTGATAGAGGACCTCAAGTGGAATTCACAAATTGTCCACGGCCTGTTGATGAGGAAGGCTGATCCTAAGACAGTTACACAGGTGAACGGGATAAAATTCATTGTGGGTAACAAGTTGATACAATTCACAGCCCAACAATTTTGCCTCATCACGGGGCTAAGGTTCGAAAAGCTCCCTTTCATTCCGAAGGCGACAAATGAAAATTGCTCGTTGAAGCGAAAATACTTCAGCAGCAATAAACCTGCCACCCTTTCGGACCTACACACCGTCTTCATCGAGTGCACAGATGATGAGGATGCGTTAAAGCTTGGAATGGTCTATTTTGCCATTTTTGTTCTATTGGGTAGTGAAAAGCATGTGCTTATTGACATGCGTTATTTGAAGTTGGCTGAAGACCTAGAGGAGTTTGACAAGTATCCATGGGGCGCAGTGTCATATGCAATGACAAATGCTTCACTGTTGAGGGCAGTTTGTGCTGAATACCAACGAGTGAAAGtgccccaaaaaagaaaaatgcccaAACAAAGTGGAAAGAGAGCGCAGACAAGAATGCGAAGTGGTAGACCAAGAGAGTACATCATAAGGGGGTTTGGCTTCGCTCTTCAAGTGAACACATATCCAGCAATTAACTATTTTATGTAA